A DNA window from Camelina sativa cultivar DH55 chromosome 13, Cs, whole genome shotgun sequence contains the following coding sequences:
- the LOC104736168 gene encoding eukaryotic translation initiation factor 2 subunit beta-like, protein MADENNEMKEEQEQLAPFDPTKKKKKKKVVIQDPVMDVGESSQAEKSDSLPANDGDLESSFAGMKKKKKKPLDESSLLNDEIVDAGEDLDDLANEEEEGAEGMVLQQQRYPWEGSDRDYIYDELLGRVFNILRENNPELAGDRRRTVMRPPQVLREGTKKTVFVNFMDLCKTMHRQPDHVMTFLLAELGTSGSLDGQQRLVVKGRFAPKNFEGILRRYITEYVICLGCKSPDTILSKENRLFFLRCEKCGSQRSVTQIKQGFVARVGRRKT, encoded by the exons ATGGCTGACGAAAACAATGAGATGAAGGAAGAGCAAGAG CAGCTCGCACCTTTTGATccaaccaagaagaagaagaagaagaaagttgtgattCAGGATCCTGTTATGGACGTAGGAGAGTCCTCACAGGCTGAGAAATCTGATTCATTGCCTG ctAATGATGGTGATCTTGAGAGTTCATTTGctggaatgaagaagaagaagaagaagcca cTTGATGAATCAAGCTTGTTGAATGATGAAATTGTTGATGCTGGAGAAGATTTGGAtg ATCTTGCtaatgaggaggaagaaggggCAGAAGGAATGGTTCTTCAGCAGCAACGTTACCCCTGGGAGGGAAGTGATAGAGACTACATATATGACGAA CTTCTTGGTAGAGTTTTTAACATTCTCCGTGAAAATAATCCGGAGCTTGCTGGAGATAGGCGTCGTACAGTTATGAGGCCTCCTCAGGTTCTTCGTGAAGGGACAAAGAAGACAGTGTTTGTCAACTTTATGGACCTTTGCAAGAC GATGCATCGTCAACCAGATCATGTTATGACTTTCTTGCTTGCTGAGTTGGGTACTAGTGGTTCGCTTGATGGGCAGCAAAGGTTGGTTGTTAAGGGAAGGTTTGCACCTAAGAATTTTGAAGGGATTTTGCGGCGATATATCA CTGAGTACGTCATTTGCCTTGGTTGCAAGAGCCCTGACACAATTCTTTCTAAGGAGAATCGTCTCTTCTTTTTGCGATGTgaaaag TGTGGATCTCAACGATCTGTGACTCAGATCAAGCAAGGGTTTGTTGCTCGTGTTGGTCGCAGAAAGACTTAA